In Candidatus Polarisedimenticolia bacterium, a genomic segment contains:
- a CDS encoding CBS domain-containing protein: MSKCSEVMTKNPVVCKPSDLVANIAQVMKKENIGLVPIVEDVKTRKLVGMVTDRDLAVKVIAEERDLETTKAEEVMSRKVVSCRTGDDLQKALDAMSENQFRRIPVIDDEDRIVGIIAQADIATRVHEPEKTATLVEKISKPKAQKAQKGK, encoded by the coding sequence ATGAGCAAGTGCAGCGAGGTGATGACCAAGAATCCCGTGGTATGCAAACCGAGCGACCTGGTGGCCAATATCGCGCAGGTTATGAAAAAGGAAAACATCGGTCTGGTTCCTATCGTCGAGGACGTTAAGACCAGAAAACTGGTGGGAATGGTTACGGATCGCGACCTGGCGGTAAAGGTGATCGCTGAAGAGCGCGACCTGGAGACCACCAAGGCGGAGGAGGTCATGAGCCGTAAAGTCGTGAGCTGCCGCACCGGGGACGACTTGCAAAAGGCGCTCGACGCGATGTCCGAGAATCAATTTCGGCGCATTCCCGTCATCGATGACGAAGACAGGATCGTGGGGATCATCGCTCAGGCCGACATTGCCACGCGCGTGCATGAGCCGGAGAAAACCGCCACCCTGGTCGAGAAGATCTCGAAGCCCAAGGCCCAAAAGGCCCAAAAGGGTAAATAG